AAGTTTAGCCACAATTTCTAAACTAGCAATTTGTTGCTGTAACCAATTGGCAAAAAAATCTCCTATAATTTGAAGACGCAGTTGCTCATTTAGTTGTGGTTTAATAATTTCCTCAACTGCAATTATATGTACTCCTTTTGGTGTAATTATTGGCTTAAGAATCTGTGGAGGAGTGGCGGCAAAGACCGCGGCAGCAATCTCTGGTCTAAAATCAGTACGATGGCGAATTCCCTGATAGCCGCCAGCACGGCGAATTTCTGGATTTTGAATGTATTGGCGAGCAATTTCTTGGAAACTGATTTCACCTTCTTGCAGGGCATAAAAGATTTCTAGAGCCAAGTCTTCATCATCCAAAACCACTTCATAAGTGACTGCTCCAGAATAATCAATCTGATGGGCATAAAAAAAAGGTTCTACTTTATCTGCAAATAAATGATTTGCTAATTTTGCAGAAAGTAAATTTGTTTTGACTATTTCTTCAAAATCATCTAGAGAAAGATGATGTTTTTCTAGCCAGGCCCAAGTATCTTCTGCTTTAACCAGTTTATTAGCCAAGCGCATATTATCTGCTGCTTGTTGAAGTTCTTCTGTTTCCACCTCAATTTCTGCTTTTTCAGCAGTATCAGCAATAATTTTCCTAGTGGCGATCGCTTCCAATATACTAGGAATTTGGCAAGATAATTTGATATGGTAAATAATATCTTCAGTAGAAATATTTAAAATATTTTGCATCAGGCATTCCTCCCAGTATAAAACTAATTCAACATTGTTTATTTGGGCTGTTGTAGCTAATTCTGTAGCTTATCTATCATATTTACTTGATATAGTATTTCACGTCTCTATCTGATGATACTTTTAATATTCAAATTATTAATTATCATGAAAAGCTTTAAGTTTTAATACTGGTTTATGCGTGTAATATGTTTATCTACGAGTATCTAAAATAAAATAACAGGTAAAATAGTTAATCTTAATATATTTTTGTTAAATTTAGATATCAAAAATCAATTATATGAATAGTATTTAATTTATGGAAAAAATTATTAGGGCAGATTAAGCCAGAGCATCATTAATAATTTATAATATTTTTAACTTGCTTTTATAAGTTTTTTCTGCTAAGCTTTTCTGCCTACGTAAGGAAGTCCATAAAACAAAGCGGACTGCTCTATTTATCCTAAATTACTGATTTTACTCTCAAAATTGCATTTATAGAAAAAATTTGTATATAATGGAAAACGTGCAGACAGACACTCATATCTCATCGCACGTCTTAGGGATAATAAAATATCCAGTGGCAAACAATTAAACTATTAAATAGACAGTTAATCTTGAAAAGTCAAGAGTAAAAAACTTGTTATCAGAAAAATTGAACAGACTACCACGTTTTTCTGATGTATTATTTACACCATCGTGAATAGTAGTCAATTGAAGACTGGAAGAATCATTGTCCGAAGGCAAAATACCATTGCCTGATACAGCATGAATTTCTTCTGAAGTAAGGTCATGCAAAAATATTTTTGCATCCACAGGATCTAAGTCAGAAATTACTATTTTAGCCATTGTCTTATTTTCGAGGTCAGGATTTAAACAGTTGTAGAACTTTAATGAGCCTTAATTGGCAACATATAGGCAACTTAAAAAATAGGCGTTGCAAAACAGTGCTATGAATTTAGTTAGGTAAGGGAGGTAGCCACACAGTCAGGGTTTTCCGACTTGAGCAGGCTGCAAGGGAGCCAAAGAAGCAGGGCGAGAGATGAGCGTAAGTAGGGGCGGGTTTACGCTTACATAACTATTAACGAGGATATGGGTAAACTTTCAAGAAATACAGAGAGTGGGGAGTAGGCTTCGCCGTGAGCGTCAGCCGAACGGGAGTGAGGGAAGAAAGTGTTTCTTTGGTTTTTTTCATTGGTAGCGGGTGGCGCACTGCCCGTTGGACGCTCTTAAGAAACACATTTTGGGACTATTAAAAATGTCTCTACATCAACAGAATATAAGTCTGTAATTAATAGTTTAGCCATTGTGATACTCTGTGGAATCATAGTTATTTGGACAATTCAATTCTTACATTAACTATAAAATTTTGAGTGTAAATTTATTATATAAAAAACTGACCTAATGTAAAGATTTTATATATATAACTATCTCATTAATTTTCAGGCAATAAATATCTGAATCTTTTTAATTGATGTTTTGATGTTTTTATAGTAATTTTTGATTTTTTTATATCTCATAAAGAACAAATAGATCAAATCACAGCTAAATATAAAAAAATAACTGAATAATTTATACATTATTTATTGTTAAGCGAATTTATTTAAGTATTACTTATAACTGGTTTTAGGTAAATTTTCTAGATAAAAATGATTTCATGTTTTTTGTATGACTAGTAAAGAAGGAAATATAGCATTTTCCAGTCTAATCAAGTACATCTAA
Above is a window of Nostoc sp. UHCC 0702 DNA encoding:
- a CDS encoding peptidylprolyl isomerase, with protein sequence MQNILNISTEDIIYHIKLSCQIPSILEAIATRKIIADTAEKAEIEVETEELQQAADNMRLANKLVKAEDTWAWLEKHHLSLDDFEEIVKTNLLSAKLANHLFADKVEPFFYAHQIDYSGAVTYEVVLDDEDLALEIFYALQEGEISFQEIARQYIQNPEIRRAGGYQGIRHRTDFRPEIAAAVFAATPPQILKPIITPKGVHIIAVEEIIKPQLNEQLRLQIIGDFFANWLQQQIASLEIVAKLQENANSQSTKDLLKPA